From one Sardina pilchardus chromosome 6, fSarPil1.1, whole genome shotgun sequence genomic stretch:
- the LOC134083431 gene encoding endothelin-2-like, with the protein MASAHSTILVLLSLWMTLQTGLGFPLADGPDADGDDDDAPKVRSKRCSCTNQLDSECHYFCHLDIIWVNTPSKTTVYGLGSALTRRRRRSAGRCACANPADHTCSRFCFYSSENPAIVLVKPWQSEQEAETSMLTVQRSPQASGPEQLAPQEPFNGARSEALTLIRKLFGDSSLVMEEASHPRKRAPWALKPAYT; encoded by the exons ATGGCATCCGCACACAGCACCATCCTGGTCCTGCTCTCCCTGTGGATGACTCTGCAGACAG gtCTTGGGTTTCCGCTAGCAGACGGGCCAGATGCCGATGGAGATGATGACGATGCCCCAAAGGTCCGCAGCAAGCGCTGCTCCTGCACCAACCAGCTGGACTCAGAGTGCCACTACTTCTGCCATCTGGACATCATCTGGGTGAACACGCCAag TAAAACCACAGTTTACGGGTTGGGCAGCGCTCTGactcggcggcggcggaggtCTGCGGGACGCTGTGCTTGTGCCAACCCTGCCGATCACACTTGCAGCCGTTTCTGCTTCTACAG CTCAGAGAATCCTGCCATTGTATTGGTGAAACCATGGCAATCAGAACAGGAGGCCGAAACAAGCATGCTGACTGTCCAGCGATCTCCTCAGGCCTCTGGACCAGAGCAACTGGCCCCACAAGAGCCCTTCAATGGAGCACGCTCAGAAGCGCTGACCCTTATCAG GAAGCTCTTTGGTGACAGTAGCCTGGTCATGGAGGAGGCATCCCATCCCAGAAAGAGAGCCCCCTGGGCCCTAAAGCCTGCCTACACATAA